Proteins from a single region of Amycolatopsis sp. CA-230715:
- a CDS encoding Lrp/AsnC family transcriptional regulator produces MPTPPLDAVDLKILDRLQTDARTIAESIGAEVGLSAAAVQRRIKRLRQCGVIARDVSVLDQDVLGVPMTFVVAVEMEREHVDVIRAFRERALADDAVQQCYYVTGQADFILVVACRDMACFEAFTRRALLDNPDVRHFTTSVAMDRVKVGLTVPLG; encoded by the coding sequence TCGACGCGGTGGATCTCAAGATCCTCGACCGCCTGCAGACCGACGCCCGCACGATCGCCGAGTCCATTGGCGCCGAAGTGGGGCTGTCCGCGGCCGCGGTGCAGCGGCGGATCAAACGGCTGCGCCAGTGCGGGGTCATCGCACGGGACGTCTCGGTACTCGATCAAGACGTGCTCGGCGTGCCGATGACGTTCGTGGTCGCGGTGGAGATGGAACGCGAACACGTCGACGTGATCCGCGCGTTCCGCGAACGGGCGCTCGCCGACGACGCGGTGCAGCAGTGCTACTACGTGACCGGGCAGGCGGACTTCATCCTGGTGGTGGCCTGCCGCGACATGGCGTGCTTCGAGGCGTTCACCCGCCGCGCGCTCCTCGACAACCCGGATGTCCGGCACTTCACCACGAGTGTCGCCATGGACCGGGTGAAGGTGGGCCTCACCGTCCCGCTCGGGTAA
- a CDS encoding SsgA family sporulation/cell division regulator yields the protein MQTDAVHQTQFVSMNGSTAPVLSRLSFLASEPFAVTIAFRSERGRWIEWVFARDLLITGLTEPSGIGDVRVRPDLAVDEDLTALEIESPDGYALVEMERADLEAFVANTLELVPAGAESEHFDVEALIEEITSV from the coding sequence GTGCAGACCGACGCAGTGCACCAGACCCAGTTCGTGTCGATGAACGGCAGCACCGCACCTGTCCTTTCGCGACTGTCCTTTCTGGCCAGTGAGCCGTTCGCGGTGACGATCGCCTTCCGGAGCGAGCGCGGCCGCTGGATCGAGTGGGTGTTCGCCCGCGACCTGCTGATCACCGGGCTGACCGAGCCCTCGGGCATCGGCGACGTCCGCGTCCGCCCCGACCTCGCCGTCGACGAGGACCTGACCGCGCTCGAGATCGAGTCGCCCGACGGCTACGCGCTCGTCGAGATGGAACGCGCCGACCTCGAAGCCTTCGTCGCCAACACGCTCGAACTGGTGCCCGCCGGTGCGGAGAGCGAACACTTCGACGTGGAAGCGCTCATCGAAGAAATCACCAGTGTCTGA